One genomic window of Cricetulus griseus strain 17A/GY chromosome 3, alternate assembly CriGri-PICRH-1.0, whole genome shotgun sequence includes the following:
- the LOC118237983 gene encoding uncharacterized protein LOC118237983 encodes MQPAEPPLEEPPLEEPGDSEEPSMERSSEQTLDLQSEPTVTFLFTLLNTPEPKDGESDTETLEQQFLSQEDWGPRRTSEEIQNLQKECQRLQEALKDNKRDNLALEEKLESLATSLYENLEKTLLTPKNYRVTQKTAEVSQEEAGVTQEEAEDTQEKAEDTQEKAEDTQEKAEDTKEKAEDTQEKGGKQKDGGNSPGPGGAFRSGLRLLQEFASQSLSSLGSQPH; translated from the exons ATGCAGCCTGCTGAGCCGCCACTAGAAGAACCGCCACTAGAAGAACCTGGGGACTCTGAGGAGCCCAGCATGGAG AGGTCTTCAGAGCAAACGCTGGACCTTCAGTCGGAACCCACTGTCACATTCCTGTTCACACTCCTGAACACCCCAGAGCCCAAAGATGGCGAATC GGACACGGAGACACTGGAGCAACAGTTCCTGAGTCAGGAAGATTGGGGCCCTAGGCGTACTTCAGAGGAGATACAGAATTTACAGAAGGAGTGCCAGAG GCTTCAGGAGGCACTTAAGGATAACAAAAGGGACAACCTGGCCCTTGAAGAGAAGCTAGAAAGCCTG GCTACCTCATTGTACGAAAACCTGGAGAAAACTCTGCTCACACCAAAGAACTATAGAGTCACCCAAAAGACAGCTGAAGTCTCTCAAGAGGAAGCAGGGGTTAcccaggaggaagcagaggacacccaggagaaagcagaggacacccaggagaaagcagaggacacccaggagaaagcagaggacaccaaggagaaagcagaggacacccaggagaaa GgtgggaagcagaaagatggTGGGAACTCCCCAGGGCCTGGAGGTGCATTTAGATCTGGGCTGCGACTGCTTCAGGAATTTGCCTCTCAGTCTTTGTCCAGCCTGGGGAGCCAGCCTCACTAG